The Maridesulfovibrio salexigens DSM 2638 region AACTCAATGAATGCTGAACCGAGAATGTGCCCTGCATCCTTGAAGTTTACAGTCACATCTTCCGAAGGATCGAAGCTCGCTCCATACTGCACAGTACGCATGAGAGGCACAGTCTTCAGCGCATCATCCTGCTGATAAATGGGAGAAATGGGCGACATGCCTTTGCGTAATCTTTTACGGTTGGCCCACTCAGTTTCCATTTCCTGAATGTAAGCACTGTCCAGCAGCATAATATCAAGCAGGTCACGGGTAGGGGTGGTCATGTAGATAGGACCTTTAAACCCGGCTCTCACCGCAGCAGGAAGCAGACCGGTATGGTCGATATGGGCATGGGTGATCAGGATAAAATCAAGATTTTTGGGGTCGTATTCCGCAATACCCCGGTTACGTTTTTCTATCTCGGCGTTACCCTGATGAAGACCGCAGTCCACAGCAAATCTGGTATTTTCTGTCTCAATTATATAACAGGAACCGGTAACAGTTTTAGCAGCCCCCATAAAAGTAATCTTCATGTATCCTCCCGAATCTAAACTTGAATCTATTACGACTATGCTAGTTTTTCTTTTTTTGATAATTCGAATGCACTGTTACATGCACCATTAATCAGATTCAGGCAACAGCGGAGCAATTAGAAAATGCAGCAGCACGATCAGAAAAAAGCATACATCTACGGGCTTTCAGCCGTACTCATATGGTCCACGGTGGCCTCGGCATTCAAAATTGCCCTAGGCTACATGGACCCGCTGCAACTACTCTTCTATGCGGTTATATTCTCCACCTTATCCCTCTTCTTGATTTTGAAGATACAGAATAAAACCGAACAGATAAAGCGCATGAGCACAAAAGATTTACTCAAGAACGGCCTACCCGGACTGCTCAATCCATTTCTATATTATATAGTACTATTCAAGGCCTACGACCTGCTCCCCGCACAGGAAGCCCAGCCGCTCAATTACACTTGGGCGATCACTCTTTCACTGCTTTCCATTCCCTTGCTGGGTCAGAAAATGACCATGCGGGAACTGCTGGCTATCCTGACCAGCTACATGGGAGTTGTAATAATCTCCACCCACGGAAACCTGCTCAACATCCAGTTCAGCAATGGATTCGGAGTATTTCTGGCTTTATTCAGCACCATACTCTGGTCACTATACTGGATCATGAATACAAAGAGTAAATCCGACCCGCTGGTGGGATTGTTCTTGAATTTCTGCTTCGGGCTGCCGCTGGTAGCAGTAGCCATGTTGATTTTTTCCGGACCGCCGCCGTTCAATGCTCCGGCAATTCTTTCTGCGGCCTATGTAGGATTTTTTGAAATGGGGATAACTTTTGCGCTCTGGCTAAATGCTATGAAGCTGACTGAAAAGGCATCGCGAGTCAGCAACTTGATTTTCCTGTCACCATTCCTTTCGCTTATCCTGATCCACTTTATTCTTGGTGAGGAAATCCTGCATTCAACGCTTGTGGGACTTTTATTTATTGTGGGCGGGAATTTGATTCAGCAGTTGGGAAGAAAGAATTAAGCTTTAAAAATACAAAAGGACCGGGCTGGAGGTGTCCCGGTCCTTTTTGTATTTAAAGGAGTGATGATGAGGAATGAAGACTATATGTATATTCGGGCACTTGTTGAAGAAAGTGCAGGGGAACAAATTCTTCGCCCGTCTTGTATTTCTATTTAGCATCTAGCGTGCCAAAAACAATATTCTTTTATTTACAGACACTTAGAAGGATTGGCATTTTTTACCATCCCATCCTGCACATTCTTTTGCACAACTTTTTTGCACATATGTGCAATGCACAACTTCACAAACTGCACATCCATTCAGTCTTTAGTTCAATGTTAAGTTTAAGAATTGACGACAGAACGGTTAAAACAGCGCAACCCACTGTACATAACTGTTTTTTCGTATTATCTTATTACTAGTGGTAAACGAAGAAACATTGAATTGAAACTCAATATACCAAAGACACCACTTAGAAGATAAGGAGTAAATTATGCATACACGCCTATCAGATGTGTACCTAAACCATGAAATCAATGAAAAAATCGAAGAAGCCTGCCAGAATCTGGGAATCAGCAAGAGCATGTTTTTAAATGTGCTGCTGCAGGAACTGTTCAGCAAGGCCGGCCCTGAAGATCTATTCTACAACCGCGTGAAGCTCTGCAACGACAACGACATCGCCCCAAAAACACCAGAGCAGATTTCACAGTAAACCGGATAGCGCAAGCCGCAGAAACAAATCGCAAACAAACAGCGGCAATCAGAACAATAACGGCGCAAAAATCAGGAACTGACAAACAAACTGACCTGAATTTTTGCGCCCATGTTTCTTCATCAATCCCACCACAGGGAATTTACCACGCAGCATATTAATGCTGCTTTTTTTGTGCCTCACTATTCCTACGCCGAATTCAATCTATCTTATTATGCTCTCCATGACATATGTCGCATTTGACAATAATTCCCCTACAAAATATACGGCTATTCCAATTTCCTTATAATTTTAATTATCCTAAACTGGAGAAAAAAATGCGTTCAATATCTTTAGGAGTGATTCTGGTTATGCTTTCACTGGTATCCGCTGTTCCGGGTTTTGCAGCCGAAAAGCTCAGCGGTGATGTAATCATGTTTCATGCCGGCAGCCTTTCCGTTCCCCTTGCAAAGATGGAAAAGGAATTTGAAGCCATGCATCCCGGCGTTGACATCAAACGCGAAGCCGGTGGTTCCACCAAAATGGCACGTATGATCTCTGAAGTAGGCAAACCCGCTGATATCATGGCTTCCGCGGACTACGTGGTCATCGACAAGAACCTGATCCCCAAGTTCGCAGACTTCAACATCCGCTTTGCAACCAACCAGCTTGTTCTCTGCTACACTGACCAGTCCAAATACGCATCTGAGATCAATTCCGACAACTGGTATGAAATCATCCAGAAGCCCGGCGTTGTCTGGGGTCACTCAGATCCCAACCTTGATCCCTGCGGCTACCGTAGCGTGATGGTTATGCAACTGGCTGAAAAATTTTACGGTAAAGAAGGCCTTTTCGATAAACTCATCAAGCAGCGTAAGAAAGAATGGGTCCGCCCCAAATCAGTTGAACTGATCTCCCTGCTCAAAACCGGAAACATGGACTACGCTTGGGAATACCTCTCCGTAGCAGTGCAGCACGGCCTGAAGTACATTACCCTCGATAAGCACATCAACCTTTCCGATTACAAATACAACAACTTCTACAAGCAGGCGAAAGTGACTGTAAGCGGCAAGAAGCCCGGAAGCACCATTGACCGTGTTGGTAAATCCATCACTTACGGTATCACTCAGCTTAAGGATGCTCCCAACAAGGCTGCAGCCACTGCTTTCATGGCTTACATGCTTTCCCCTGAAGGCGGCCTGAAAATCCTGAAAGAAATGGGCCAGCCTCCTTTTGTTCCAGCCATTGTTCCTGATGAAACCATGATCAAGAACATGCCCGTCGAACTGCATAAGCTTGTAAAAGTAAATAAATAATCCGACCCAAAAGGAAAGCCGGGACAGCCCCGGCTTTCCTAATTCCCGCCCATGAGAAAATTCCACAAGACTTCAGTCAGCTCAATTGTGTCCACCATTCTGGTTCTCGGCTTCATTCTGGTTCCTCTGAGCCAGTTGATCTTAGGCTCAAGCGTAAATGAACTGCTTGAAACCATCATGGACCCTGATGTTCGTGCAGCCATCAGCCGAAGCATGCTTTGTTCCGGCATGGCGGCACTCATATCTTTTGCTATCGGCACCCCTTTCGCTTTTATGCTGGCCCGCAAGGATTTCAAAGGCAAAGCACTGGTGGAATCCATCATCGACATGCCGATTATGATCCCGCACCCAGTTATAGGTATTGCACTACTATCCATTGCCGGACGAAATCACTGGATAGGACAAATGCTTCTTGATGCCGGAATCCGTATCATGGGCACAAATACGGGTATTGTGGCTGTGCTGGTCTTTGTAGGGTTACCTTTTTATCTCAATGCCGCACGGGATGGATTTGAGGCCGTTCCCGAAAGACTGGAAAAAGCCGCCCGGACCTTGGGGGCTTCACCTACCCAGACATTTCTGCGGGTTACATTGCCGCTGGCTTGGCGCTCATTGCTGACCGGAATGATCATGTGCATGGCCCGTGCACTCAGTGAATTCGGCGCAGTTGTTATCGTAGCCTATCATCCCATGATAGCCCCCGTGTTGATGTACGAACGTTTCACTGCCTATGGTCTTTCATATTCACGTCCTGTGGCTATCTGGCTGATTTTTCTTTCACTGGTGCTCTTTGCGGCACTGCGAATTCTTTCACGCGGACTTGGGAGCAGGGATTCATGATTAAAATTGAAAAATTGAACGTTAAACTGCCCAAATTTTCCCTTCAGGACATCAGCCTGCACATCCCGGAAGGAGATTTCTTCACCCTGCTCGGCCCTACGGGTTCCGGCAAATCAATGCTGCTGGAGACAATCGCCGGACTGGTGCCCGTATCATCCGGTTCCATAAAAATTTCAGGTAGTGAAATTGCCCACCTCCCCCCGGAAAAGCGGGGGCTGTCTATTGTTTATCAGGACTATGCCCTTTTCCCGCACCTGAGTGTGCTGGAAAACATAACCTTCGGCGCAAAATATAAAGGCATCAGCGAAGACAGCGCTGTGCGCAAAGCCGAAGAACTTGCGGAAAAGTTGAATATTTCACACCTGCTGACCCGTACACCGCTTCATTTGTCCGGTGGTGAACGCCAACGCGCCGCCATAGCCCGCGCCCTGCTGGTGGACCCGGCAGTGCTGTTACTTGATGAGCCTCTTTCCGCTTTGGACCCGGCTTTCCGGCAGGAAGTTCAAGACCTGCTCAAAGATCTTCATCGAGAAACCGGAATCACCTTCGTCATGGTCACCCACGATTTTGACGAAGCACTCTATCTTTCTACCAATGGAGCTATCATCAAGAATGGCAAACTCGTCCGCAAAGGTAAGATAAGAGATATTTTCAATTCTCCGGGCTCCGAGTTCGTGGCAGGCTTTGTAGGCATATCCAACATATACCCCTGCACGCCCATGACTGATTACGTAAAGCTTAGCGATCTGAACCTCACTTACACCAAGGAAAGGGCCGGCTCGGAAACAAGGTTGGCTTTTCGTCCTGAAGAAGTGCTTCTGGGAAGTGAGATTGGAGAAAACAACGGGCAGAACAGCTTTTACGCCACAATTAAAGGCATAACCGCCGGGGGATTTCACGCGCGTGTCACCCTTGATTATGACGGCATGGAAATCTACGCCCTTGTTCCGCGGAAAATGATTGGAAATGGCGAATTGGAACCGGGGCTGCCCATCAAAGTAGCTGTCCCGGAGCAAAGCCTGCACCTGTTTTAATTACGAGATCGCAAGCCTGCGGACAACAACCTTATGTTATTGGTATTAAGTAGCAAATACGAGATCAAAAGGGCCGCAACAGACAACTCTCTATTCACGCCATAGCTATGGAAAACAAGGTAAACACCGACGATAAACAACTGTAAAAAGACAAAGAATTTTTGTTTGCTGTCCAGCCAACGGATTCCGAAATACTTACGGCATTGAAAATAGCGAAGCAGGCTAATCAGTACATTGGAAAAGCAGAAAGCCAGACCTGCACCGCTTACCCCCAGACTGTTGTAAAGAAGCAGGCAGAGTCCCGCATTGAGAATCAACCCTGCAACGGTATTAAATACTTCCAGCCTTGATTTACCGGAAAGAATCAGCAGGTAGCCCACCGGCCCAGTGTAGCAATTACAAATCTGCCCGAGAAGCATCCACAGCAGACAGCTTGTCCCGGCGCTGTATTGCGCCCCGAAAAAATTCATGATCACATCTGCATAAACAGCCACCCCGGCCAACAAAATGAATGAAAACAAAGTCAGCGCATGGGTGGCCTCGCGATACAGGGAGCAAATAGCTTTATGGTCTTCACGAGCGTAAACAGCTGAAATCTGCGGGGCATATACACTGTTAAATGTGTAAAGCAGTATGGAAATACTAACCGCAACTTTCATGGCAGCTACAAAAAGAGCGGAATCCACAACCACTCCCACAGCACCGAGAATAAGCGTATTTATCCAGATCAATGAAGTCTGAGAAAATGCGACAATCAAAAGCGGAATGGAATAAACTATAATTTCACGGACACTTACGGAACTGCGCAGCCGAAGAGAAAAATGCAAACCATAATCCCGACGAGTACTTAGAAAAGAATATAAAAAGGACACACCATAAAGAGCGGTAACCGCAACAAGAAAATGAATTACATCAAAATCGATAACAAATGCCGAAGCAGACAAAAGCAACATGCCGAGCGGAATTAATAAATTTTCCACCACCGTGATTCCAGACATATCGCCAAGGCTCTGGCGGACCATTATGTTGATTCTGGTCAGGCTCCAGAAAAAAATAATGGGGGAAGCACAAAAAATATACGCCCATTTTGACACATTTTTAAAGACCAAACCGGCAACTGGTTCAGCATAGAACATAACCGCTCCGGAAAGCAGTAACGCAAAGCCCCCGACAATCAGCTGTGAAAGAGTCCACATAGCAGAAAGATTGGATTCATGCTGTTCCCTCGCCTGCGGAATATAACGCAAACACGCATTGCCGAGTCCCAACTGAGCAAAATTGGCACACAGAAAGGCAAAAGTGTAGCCGATAAAAAAAAGCCCGGTTCCATAGGCTCCATACTTCTTAGCCAGCACCCATGCCAGCAGCAAGCCGCCTACCCCCTTCACTCCCTTAGCTGTGAAGACAAGAATCAACTTCTTCAAATTGGAGTGTTTACTGCTCAAACCGCTTTTCCCTCAGCTTGCGAAGAAGACTCCGCTCAATAAAAGTATAATAAAAAATATTGCGCAGTTTCAGCCATATCCAGTGCAATCCCTGTCCGCCAATCACGCGAACACTGTCCTTAAACGGAACATTGCCGGATGCACATAATTTATAGCCACTCTGCAAAAGCTCACGCGCGCAGATCAGTTCATACAATTGAATCTGTGCAGGACTAAGCCGCTCTTTCCATTTTACAGCTATGGTGCGATCCGGGGCCTTTCCGACATTCTGATGCAAATGCTTTTGCCTGCTCCCAATCAACTTGTAATAATCCTGCTGGGACGCAACAACTTCCTTACCTTCCGAGCTGACACCAAATTCATCAAGTATGCGGAGAACTTCCCGTTCCGGTGCTGCAAGCAGGTCTTCGAAACGCAACCGGATTACCGACTGCCCATTCATCCTGTTCACCATCTTCTTCCAATCAAATGCGGCTTGGAAAACATTATTGGACATCTTCATTCCAGTCAGGGATACCATGTCCAATTTTGAATTAAACACGGCCCTGCCGTCACGAAGCAGAAAAACAAACCTTGCATCGCTGTATATGTTTTTCAATTTGGACATGTGAAAATCATGCCTTGCACCTTTGATGACCAGAACTTCAGGCATTTTTTCCCCGCGAACCTCAAGATATTCCATGAATACAGCATCAAACACAGCGCGGTAGCTCAAGCTTCCCCGGCCAGTCAATCGATGACGCAATTGTTCACGGTCAATATTCCATTCAACAAAACGTGGTTCGGAATAAAGAAGCTCCAGCACTCCTTCAACAGTCAGTAATTTTTCATCCCGATAATTTTCAAGAATAAGGGAAATAAAATGACTTTCCTGCCCAACCACAACCCCGGCATACTGATTCAGCAGCGAAGAAAGTAAAGTCGAACCGGAGCGGCTATCATAAAGAATAAATGCATGAATCATAATCTGCTCGCTTTGAGCGTTGAAAAATCAACTCTATACCTACCACTGCGGCACTCAACTTCAATGACATCTCTCTCAATGGAACTGTCTAGCAGCAATGGATCTGTGCAGCCCTCAGAAGTACGCCCGACAGCAGTATACATGATCGATGGAGATGAAGTCTTGCGCTCCGCCTGAAACAGCATGCCTGAGCGAGGAATCTTCTTACCCATATACCAGACTAATCCTGTATACCGCTTAAACGATGTGCTGAAATCCTGACCATAAAAATTAAGGCTATATCCGCTGTCCCGATCCAAACAAACTTTCCCGACTCCAACATCGCTGAGCAAACGCCCCTTTCGGTAAACATGTACGGGGTATAGAATGCTGGTATTACCTACAGTTGTGATACGGTCACGCACAAAAATATCTTCGCCATTTATGACTACAATTGCCCGTATCCATGATTTCGGGCGCACAGACGCCGGATAGTATCCAGCCAGCTCCACTTCAATACCTTGATATCCCTGCCCGCAGACAAACCGGGGCTTGGGAGTGACCCCTTTGCCCTTTTTATAATCATAAAGCTGAAAAACATCCGTACCTTCACCTAACTGGCCTATCTTATTGAAAACAGGAATATTGTGATTTATTGACAGCTTCTTCAGCTGGAATCCGTCATCATTAACCAACGAACTCTTACCCTGCCATAACCCGAAATGACCTGCGTCAGGATGAATATGGGAACCGGGAAAAACTCCCTTGGATAAAGCATGGAAACCTTGGGGAGGTCCGCATTTAAAGAATACCAGTGACGCATCTTCTCGCCATGATGAACGGGTCAACAGAATTCCGAGATTATCAAACCATGCATGCAGAGGAAGGTTCTGCGGACTCTGTGGTTTTATCTGCGGATCATACCATACGTAATCCTGCCAGAGCACAGTATTCATACGTCTTTTATGCTCGATCTCAGCTGCCAGCCATTGGGCATGACCGTCATTAAAAACACGTGCAAGGCTCCTCAGAATTGCCCCTGGTCCGTAAAAATCAACCATGGGAGAATCTGCAAAATCTACATTGTATCTAAATCCGGGCAAGGAAGCGTAAAGTCTGAATTTAGCGGTGTTTCTCAAAAAACCGCTTGAACGAACCATCTCCAGTCCCTGTGCGGGAGCCATTGCCATGTAATAGTTAAGCAGCCAGAGAGTACCGTAGCTCCAGTAACCGACACCCTCATGTGAAGCTCCGTCCGGGGAAAGCAGGGGCAAAACCGTATTAAAATTATCTTCAGCTGTTTGCAGCCACTTTAACGCCCTCTGATCTTCGCCGTATAATGCAATCCCGGCAACCGCCAAGGCACCGGCATTTACATAATTATGGTTCTGAAGCAGACCACGGGACTGGGCCCACCACAACCGTTTCGAGCGAATGATTTCATCCAATATTTCTGCATGTTCAATGATCGAATCCTTTACCATTAAGCGCATGGCCGAGGACAATTCATCGTAGAACCAGTCATAGGCGAGTGAAAGAGCAAAAAGACCGTGCGCAGCTCCGATATCTTCATTATTGCCCCAGACCTTTGAGGAGCAGAATGTCCGTAACAAATTCTGAACAGCAATAAATGAACTGGAATCACCGGTAATCAGATAATAAAAGGAGTTATCCACCAACCCGTCAGCAGGACGGCGGACAGATTCGTTATTGTAACGCAGCAGATTAGTCGGAACTCTGTTGCCCACCATTGCCTTGGCGCGCTTACGAATGATGCGCAAAAAATCGGCATAAGGCTCTTTATCTTTGATGGAACGCAATTGCTCCAAACGGGCCTTATTAAAATAAAGTCTGGGACGTTCTTTAAATACAGAGTAATCAGCAGCAGATGCGGAAAACGGAAACACCCATAACACCGAAACCAGCACCATCACCGCCATGATCGGCTTATGCCGCATTACGCCCCCTTGATTTATTTTAAACTCAGAATCTTCAGTTTCTTTATTATCTTGACCAAAGTACGCTTTACGATACCCATCGAAGACTCAAGGCTGGCAATTCTTTTTTCCAGATCATTAATATAGCGGCCAATCTCTTCCTCATCACAGGGAGTTGGAGATTCAGCAACGGGAAGCAGGCCGTCACCAATACGTTCCCGGGCAAATGAATCCACAACATCAGCACTTACAGGCTTAATATCATCTGCAAAACCAAAGATTAGCGAACCTTCACAAAGAACGTTAATATTACGAGGAATACCATGAGAATATTCATTAATCTTCATAATGGCTTCTTCTGTAAATATCGTGAAGGGATCCTCAGCCCCGCCCTGCCGTAGACGGTAGTAGATATACTCCTTAGCTTCCTGCTCCCGCAAACGGGAAAGATGGGCACTGACAACAATACGCTGCACAATCTGGCTGTAACGGGCCTTACGCAATCTATCACGAAACCCGGTCTGACCTACCATCAGAATTGAGATAAGGTTATCCTTTCCGGCCTGCAAATTTGAAATCATTCGAACCTGCTCAAGAGCTTCGTCACTCAGATTCTGGGCCTCATCAAGAATAAGCAAAACCCGCTTATCACTATTGGTATAAATATCGAGCAAGTGCTGCTGCAATGCATCAAGGCACGAAGCCGGGGTAGGATTTGGCGGCAGCTCTCCTTCAAGTTCGGTTAGAATCATCTCAACGATGTAATCGCCGCCAACAGCACTATTGAAGATCACACCGACAATGATTTCTTCGCTATGCTCGACCACCAGCTTATAGATAATGGAAGTCTTTCCCGTTCCGGCATCTCCGGTAAGCAAAATCAGACTGTCACCATTCATCAAACCGTAATCAATATGGGTAAGGGCCTGCTGGTGCCACTGGCTCAAATAAAAAAATTCAGGGTCAGGCAGGATGTTGAATGGCTTTTCGTTCAAGCCGTAGAACTCTAAATACATTTAACCTCCACCTCAGCTGATAACATTCAGGCTTTCCTTATCACTCTTATTAAGAACTATACCTACAATATTTCGCCCTTCAAGAAGATTGAGTGCTTTCTGGACATATTCACGTGAAGTTTTGCCTGCTTCCACAACAAACACAATCCCATCAACATAACTGGAAAAGACCAATGCATCAGGCGCATGCAGTAAATCCGGACAATCGAAGACAACATAACGATCAGGGTAACGATCCTTCATTTCGGTAATCAAATCCTGCAACTTCGGGGAGCCTAGAATTTCTGTGGAACCTTTAATGGGTTCCCCGGCAGGGAGAAAGGAAAGCTTATTAATGCCCGGTTTAATTAATAAATCTGGCACAGGAATATCATGAAGCAGATGATCAGTGAGCCCCTTTTCCACTTCTATTCCCAAGTACTTATGAATGCTTGGATTACGCATGTCCGTATCCACCAGCAAAGCGAACTGATCAACTTCACGGGCAATACTGATAGCTAAATTGATAGAAGTAATGGTCTTGCCTTCACCGGGCATGGCACTGGTAACCATCAACACATTGTGCTTTTTTCTCTTGGTGCGGTGGAAAATCTGAGTCCGCAGCAGGTTATAAATATCAGTAAATGAAGAGCTGCTGTGCTTGGTAAGAATCCTGTTCTTAGCAAGCTCCATCTCATCAAGAACAATATCATCATTGTAGAAGCTTTTGGGGATATTGCAGCTCTGCCCCATTTTATCTGAAGGCTTGGATTCAGCTTCCTTTCTAACTTCAGGCACAGGGGGAGGCGTTTTGGCAACAGTGCGTTCAACGGCTGTTGACCTGTTTCCGCTGGAAACCTGCTCTTCCTGCAACATGCGATTTCGTTTGGCTTTTTCAACAGCCTTAAGCAGCTTGCTCATGTTGACTCCCCGTCCATTAAAAATTCAAAACTATTTTACGTACTAATTTAACAGCGATGACATCTATCGGCATAAAGAAAATATGAACGGCAACTACGCTCACTGCCACTGTAGATAAAAACACTATCGTCATAATCCATTTTCTGCGTACCAGCGCCCGAGCCTCTATCTCTGTCTCCCAATATGGAACAATAGCAAGCACCGGATACTTCACAATAGCCGACAATTCTTCCGGCCTGCGAATAGAACGATCCATGAATTCCAGAATAGTACCGGTACTGGCTCCAACACCTAGCGAAAGAACAAAGCCGACAAGAATCAAAGCCAGCCTGTTAGGACGAATCGGCTTTTCTGGAACAATCGGAGGGTCGATCAGGGTGAAACGTTCTGCAAGCTGACTCTGCTCCAAACCTTTTGCCTCACGAGCTGCCAGCAGTCTGTTATTAATGTCCTGATACTTGAGCTGGGCGTTTTCATAATCACGCATCAGCACCTTATACTCCTGCTCCACCTGCGGAGTATTAACTACCCTGCGCTGATAGGAGGCATATTTATTGGAAAGCTCCGCATAGTTTCTCTCCGCCTCGACAATTTCAAGTTCTGTAGAGGCAATCTGCGTCTCAATCTGGATGTAGCCCGGATTATCAGGAACATCAGAAGCAGAATCAAACATCGAATACTGCAAAGCAGCCTCTTCAAGGCTCTCATTAAGGGAGTCTATCTGCTTTCGAAGCATGATTACTTCAGGGTGCTTCTCAGAATATTTCTTACGCAGAACCGTAAGTTCCTGCTCTTTATTTTTAATTTCCCGGTTTATTGAGTCGAGATTGTCAGCAGCATCGACTTCCTTTTCAAGGGATTCAATCTGCCTTTTCATCGCCAGCACATCAGGGTGTCTTGAAGAATAACGCGATTGCAACGAAAGATACTCGCGCCGGAGTTTCTCAAGATCTTCCCGGGCTGTAGGAAAACGGGTTCCGTCATTGGCGACAATACGCAGATTAGGATCAATACTGGCCCGCTGTCCTTCAAGGTAAACCTTACGGTTCTTCAAGGAAACGATCTGCTCCTGAACCTTATCGAGCTCCCGCTGAAGGCGTTCCATAGAATTCATATTATGAATCAACAGCTCCGGTAACTCATTTACATGCTCCTCCTTGAAGAGGGCAATGTTTGATTCCAGCTCCAAAATCTCGGAACGCAACTCGGCTAGCTGCAACTCAAGGAATTCAAAGGTCGATGTGGCTTTTTCCTCTCGCTCCTTCAAGTTTTCTTTCAAATAAAGGGAGGTAAGGACGTTAGCAACCTGAGCCACTTTCTGCGGACTGCGCCCTTCATAAGAAAGGGTAAATGCGACTGTCGCAGTCCCCGGACGACCGGAATACTGGTTGGTAACTTCAGCGGTAATAGGCTCAAGCTGAATATCCTCGCGCATCTTGGCGATAATTTCTTCTGTAGTATATTTACCGACCAGATCAGGATACAGCTCAAATTCCTTGATAATATTTAAAAGGTTACCATGACTGAGAACTATCTGCGAAATTGCCTGCAATCTCTCTTCAACAAAACCTGTAACAGTAGTCTGAACCAGATCCTGAGGAATATCCTGATCCTCGATCAAAATAGTTGCCGTGGACTTGTAGACCGGAGAAAGCACAAAGGCCAATATGAAAATCAAAGAAAATACAGCTCCCGCAGGTATTAGGAACTGGTATTTCCTGCGCTTAAGAACATCGAAATAATATGCAATATCCGAGCTTTCCTGCATACGCTCGCTCCCTTAATTTATCTCGGTCGGAAATGAGTAAGAAAAACCGACCCAGCTTTTAAATCTTTCACTATTAGAGTCACTGATTTCATTGAGCGAATAATTGACGCTTAGTCCACAATATGCGGTCCAGTCTTTTTCAAATTTCCAATTAACTATGGCTTGGGAAAAAACACCTTTTGCCTTGTGCTTTCTTCCTCCGCTCTTCCCGTCTGACTCATTCATCCAATATGTATTGATATTGTCC contains the following coding sequences:
- a CDS encoding DMT family transporter — translated: MQQHDQKKAYIYGLSAVLIWSTVASAFKIALGYMDPLQLLFYAVIFSTLSLFLILKIQNKTEQIKRMSTKDLLKNGLPGLLNPFLYYIVLFKAYDLLPAQEAQPLNYTWAITLSLLSIPLLGQKMTMRELLAILTSYMGVVIISTHGNLLNIQFSNGFGVFLALFSTILWSLYWIMNTKSKSDPLVGLFLNFCFGLPLVAVAMLIFSGPPPFNAPAILSAAYVGFFEMGITFALWLNAMKLTEKASRVSNLIFLSPFLSLILIHFILGEEILHSTLVGLLFIVGGNLIQQLGRKN
- the wtpA gene encoding tungstate ABC transporter substrate-binding protein WtpA, yielding MRSISLGVILVMLSLVSAVPGFAAEKLSGDVIMFHAGSLSVPLAKMEKEFEAMHPGVDIKREAGGSTKMARMISEVGKPADIMASADYVVIDKNLIPKFADFNIRFATNQLVLCYTDQSKYASEINSDNWYEIIQKPGVVWGHSDPNLDPCGYRSVMVMQLAEKFYGKEGLFDKLIKQRKKEWVRPKSVELISLLKTGNMDYAWEYLSVAVQHGLKYITLDKHINLSDYKYNNFYKQAKVTVSGKKPGSTIDRVGKSITYGITQLKDAPNKAAATAFMAYMLSPEGGLKILKEMGQPPFVPAIVPDETMIKNMPVELHKLVKVNK
- a CDS encoding ABC transporter permease codes for the protein MRKFHKTSVSSIVSTILVLGFILVPLSQLILGSSVNELLETIMDPDVRAAISRSMLCSGMAALISFAIGTPFAFMLARKDFKGKALVESIIDMPIMIPHPVIGIALLSIAGRNHWIGQMLLDAGIRIMGTNTGIVAVLVFVGLPFYLNAARDGFEAVPERLEKAARTLGASPTQTFLRVTLPLAWRSLLTGMIMCMARALSEFGAVVIVAYHPMIAPVLMYERFTAYGLSYSRPVAIWLIFLSLVLFAALRILSRGLGSRDS
- a CDS encoding ABC transporter ATP-binding protein translates to MIKIEKLNVKLPKFSLQDISLHIPEGDFFTLLGPTGSGKSMLLETIAGLVPVSSGSIKISGSEIAHLPPEKRGLSIVYQDYALFPHLSVLENITFGAKYKGISEDSAVRKAEELAEKLNISHLLTRTPLHLSGGERQRAAIARALLVDPAVLLLDEPLSALDPAFRQEVQDLLKDLHRETGITFVMVTHDFDEALYLSTNGAIIKNGKLVRKGKIRDIFNSPGSEFVAGFVGISNIYPCTPMTDYVKLSDLNLTYTKERAGSETRLAFRPEEVLLGSEIGENNGQNSFYATIKGITAGGFHARVTLDYDGMEIYALVPRKMIGNGELEPGLPIKVAVPEQSLHLF
- a CDS encoding lipopolysaccharide biosynthesis protein; amino-acid sequence: MSSKHSNLKKLILVFTAKGVKGVGGLLLAWVLAKKYGAYGTGLFFIGYTFAFLCANFAQLGLGNACLRYIPQAREQHESNLSAMWTLSQLIVGGFALLLSGAVMFYAEPVAGLVFKNVSKWAYIFCASPIIFFWSLTRINIMVRQSLGDMSGITVVENLLIPLGMLLLSASAFVIDFDVIHFLVAVTALYGVSFLYSFLSTRRDYGLHFSLRLRSSVSVREIIVYSIPLLIVAFSQTSLIWINTLILGAVGVVVDSALFVAAMKVAVSISILLYTFNSVYAPQISAVYAREDHKAICSLYREATHALTLFSFILLAGVAVYADVIMNFFGAQYSAGTSCLLWMLLGQICNCYTGPVGYLLILSGKSRLEVFNTVAGLILNAGLCLLLYNSLGVSGAGLAFCFSNVLISLLRYFQCRKYFGIRWLDSKQKFFVFLQLFIVGVYLVFHSYGVNRELSVAALLISYLLLNTNNIRLLSAGLRSRN
- a CDS encoding sulfotransferase produces the protein MIHAFILYDSRSGSTLLSSLLNQYAGVVVGQESHFISLILENYRDEKLLTVEGVLELLYSEPRFVEWNIDREQLRHRLTGRGSLSYRAVFDAVFMEYLEVRGEKMPEVLVIKGARHDFHMSKLKNIYSDARFVFLLRDGRAVFNSKLDMVSLTGMKMSNNVFQAAFDWKKMVNRMNGQSVIRLRFEDLLAAPEREVLRILDEFGVSSEGKEVVASQQDYYKLIGSRQKHLHQNVGKAPDRTIAVKWKERLSPAQIQLYELICARELLQSGYKLCASGNVPFKDSVRVIGGQGLHWIWLKLRNIFYYTFIERSLLRKLREKRFEQ